In Deinococcus humi, the genomic window CGATGCCAACCGCTTTGGCCTGGGTGATCAAATTCTGAAAGGCGTTGATGGCCCCGGCCTCGTCCCCACCCGTGTCCTGGAATACCAGTTTAAAAGGCGTGCCATTGATGCCTCCGCGCGCGTTCAGGAACTTCTCGGCAAATTTTGCTCCAATGACCTGCTCCTGGCCGAGCAACGCGGTATTGCTGGTCTGCGCCACAGCCACACCGATGACCACCGGTGTCTCGACTTTCTGAGCTGCGGCCAGACTGCCCAGCGTCAGGAGGGCGGTCTGCAGGGCAAGGGCAGCTTTCGTGCTTTGTTTCATGAGGACTCCTGGCCGGGCGATGGGCGCGGCGGATGAGGGTATGCATGGGCAGACGGAGAAAACGAGCGATCCTAGAGCGCATGACCTGAAAATCACTTCTTCAGGCTGAACAGGATGACGTGGTTATCCTACTCAGCCACCGAGAGCGACAGGCGATCGTCCGGAGGGCTGTGATGCTCGAGAGTTGCGATTTGTAACTCAGTGAGTGTAAGGTGGGTTTGTCTTAAAAGTCAACTGTTCGAATGTTCGAATCATTGGACCGAGTTTAAAATTCAAGCCGTCAATCAACACTGCAGGTCGTTCTTGGGAGGAAGGGGAGGAGGATGGACAGATCAGCACGTCTTCAACGGGAGAAGGCTCAGTGCAGTGCGCCTGCTTAGGGCGTAGTGCGTTCCCGTGTCCTGCTCTCATCCTGTCGGGATGTGCGGCGTCTTTATGGCTGCGGGCGCTGCTGAGCACCACGGAGCACCCGTGACCCTGAATTCCCCGGCCTCCCACCGCCCAGCCCAGCGCCAGCGCTCCCTGTGGCGGGGCCGCCGCAGCCTGCGCTCCAAGGCAGTCCTGGTAACGGTCCTGCCCATTCTCGCGTTGGCCCTGTTGACGGCCGTCATCCTCACTGTGCAGCGCCGAGCCACGCTGGACGCGATCGCGCGTAATCTGAGTCAATCGGTGGCCTCGGTGCTGGCCACCAGTCTGGACGTGCGGGACCTGCCCCTGGTCAACACCCAGCTCCGCGCCGCCGTCACTTCGCCCAGCGTGGCCTTCGTGGACGTGCAGCCTGCAGGTCAGGAACTACGCTATTTCACCTCCGCGCAACCAGACACCGACTGGCTCCTGCGCGCCCAGTACGACGCCTTTGTGAATGCCTTCCCCCACAAGGCGCAGTTCCAGCCCAGTGACCGTGTCTCCGCCTACAACGACGCCCTGAAAGCCCTGCAGCCGGGCACGCCGGACAGCGTCCGGCAGCATCTGAGGGAGGCGACTGCGACGCTGGCGGCCCAACCCCATTCGTCTCCCGTCGAGCTGACGCGACTGGATGTGTACGAACTGCCCAACGGCGCGCGTCAGCTGCGCTTTGCGGGTGACCCGCAGCCGCGCGGCACCCTGCTGTTCACCATGGGCATCGGGGTCGCACTCGGCGACCTGCACGCCGTCCTGAACCGGCAGCTGCAACTGGTGCTGCTCACCTGCACGCTGGTGGGATTGGTGGCGGCCCTGAGCGCCTACCTTGCTGTGCGGCGGCTGGTGCAGACCATCCTGATCATCACCGAGGCCGCCGAGCAGGCCAGTCTAGGCCGGATACACGACGCCCTGAAGGTAGACAGTAACGACGAACTGGAGGATCTGGCCGGGGCCATCGAACGCCTGCGGGTCAGCATGCAGTTGGCGCTGAGCCGCTTGTTACCTGGCGGGCGTGCGCAGTGAGCCAGGGGAGCCGTGTTTTTGGCGGCGCCCTAAGCGGCGCTGACGTCTTTCAGATCGAGGCGGTCGAAAAACTCTCCTTGGGCGAGCACATCGCGCGCCACATCCAGGGCCTGTTGGTCAGCGGTCAGATTTCTCCGGGCGACTATCTGCCCAGCCAGCGTGAACTGGCCGCCCGTTACGGCACCAGCGTGGCGGCAGTACGTGAGGCCATCAGCATCCTGTCGGCCGCTGGCGTCCTCGACGCCCGGCCCGGACGCGGCACGGTAGTGCTGCCGGTCTCGGAACAAGCTCCCAGCATCAACCTGTGGATGGGCGTGGTTCACAACGAGGCCGAAGCCTTAGCTTTCCTCGACACCCGGCGTCTCCTTGAGCATTACACCATCGCCCACGCGGTCACGAATGCCAGTGCTGAGCAGCGCGCCGGGTTGCTACGGTTGCTCGAAAAGCTGCGTCAGACCCGGGCCGAACCGGAGGCCTTCGTGCAGGCTGATCTGCAGCTCCACCACGCCATTGCGCAGGCGGCGGGCAATCCGGTGGTGCTGCGGCTGCTCGAAGCCCTCCGGATCCCACTGGCGAATGTCATGCGCGCAGCCATCGGTGAGTTGATGAGCCAGGGGCACTTCGACTCGGTCTACGCCGTTCACGAGGAGATCGTGCGAAGCATTCTGAACGGCGACGTGCCCCAGGCCACCGACGCCTTTGACCGGATGCTTGCACAGACCATCGAAGACGGCGCGCTGGGCCGTGCATTAGGCCGTCCGGAAGACGCCGAGCCCGCCCTGGGGCCTGAATTCTCAGAAGATCTGCACTGGAACCTGACCCGCCTGATTGGTCCGATGGCTGACGTTTTGATCCCCGAAACCGCCGCTGAGCTCGGTCTGGACGTTGGGAGCATGACACGGAGGCATCTGAGCCGTTACCTGCCTCATCTGTCCCACCACCTGCCAGCCGCCAAACGTGATGAATGGCGCGCCCTGAGTGAGCTGTTGCTGCGCCGTTACGCGCCGGACTAAAGCAGGCAAGAGAGGTCAAGGCCCCTAAACAGGTGAGCCGCACTCGCTGAGCTGTTCCCCATAGGCGTAGGGGTGAACCATTCACTGGTAGGCGCTGACGTGAGGACTTTGCATCAGTCACGGTCGGTGAGCTGAACCCAGACGAATCAGGGCACCATCGTTCTGGAACTCCTTCTTGGCTTCACACGGCGGTGGCCAACAGCTCCATACGCCCCGCCCGACGTCCATTGCATCGCCGCTCATCCGTTCTAGAGGCGGCGGCCCAGCGCGCGGGCGGGGCTGTGCGACCGCCGCTGAAACGCGACGCTCGGCTCGACCGTGCCGCGCTCGCCCAATCGCTGGGCATGCCCAGCGGCGATTACTTCGATCATATCTCGGCGCTTGACGGATCCACGCCGCACCAGCGGGTGAAGGCGGCTGGCGCGCAGCCGGGCGCCGTGGCCGAGAACATCGCTTGCGGCCAGGAAAGC contains:
- a CDS encoding FadR/GntR family transcriptional regulator — translated: MGEHIARHIQGLLVSGQISPGDYLPSQRELAARYGTSVAAVREAISILSAAGVLDARPGRGTVVLPVSEQAPSINLWMGVVHNEAEALAFLDTRRLLEHYTIAHAVTNASAEQRAGLLRLLEKLRQTRAEPEAFVQADLQLHHAIAQAAGNPVVLRLLEALRIPLANVMRAAIGELMSQGHFDSVYAVHEEIVRSILNGDVPQATDAFDRMLAQTIEDGALGRALGRPEDAEPALGPEFSEDLHWNLTRLIGPMADVLIPETAAELGLDVGSMTRRHLSRYLPHLSHHLPAAKRDEWRALSELLLRRYAPD